A window from Cydia pomonella isolate Wapato2018A chromosome 8, ilCydPomo1, whole genome shotgun sequence encodes these proteins:
- the LOC133520440 gene encoding uncharacterized protein LOC133520440, with protein sequence MARLQHLLLAAIAIQVYVNAAPSDVSKLEDIAKVETVSVDATPTPLEESTLESTDTTGQRQKRWYDFGGFGIPPVINPAYPTFVKRDESLSTGVYGLVDDPLSHVYRRLQDIASVARQPAFPPSFPPSFPIYLPVIYLPQPCNCNQQPQPTNNQNGSQPDSINNRFPEMEDTRQNWGYVINDDEDNDDGQDNRRPINFDVIRPNNTVTRRPPPVDHGTVQGDGTLNSIPPGAPPTTFRPSTTRRPPQNAPKEVSTNQLPTNCDAAVLSCCHRPEITFDCFTTQGCPEAGSQGNPCEPNVLLRVIERFQRFYQQRTGST encoded by the coding sequence ATGGCAAGACTACAACACTTGTTGCTTGCCGCGATAGCGATCCAAGTCTACGTCAACGCTGCACCGAGTGACGTCAGCAAGCTTGAAGACATCGCTAAAGTCGAAACAGTGAGTGTTGATGCAACACCAACCCCTTTAGAAGAAAGCACCCTTGAAAGTACAGATACCACGGGCCAGCGACAAAAGCGCTGGTACGATTTTGGAGGATTTGGCATTCCACCAGTAATCAACCCTGCATATCCTACTTTTGTGAAAAGAGACGAATCACTAAGCACCGGCGTCTATGGTTTAGTAGACGATCCGCTGTCACACGTATACAGGCGGCTGCAAGACATCGCATCCGTAGCTAGACAACCAGCCTTCCCGCCTTCTTTCCCACCGTCATTCCctatttatctaccagttatttatttacctcaACCCTGCAACTGCAACCAGCAACCACAGCCGACAAACAATCAGAACGGGAGCCAGCCAGATAGCATAAACAACCGCTTCCCTGAAATGGAGGACACGCGACAGAACTGGGGATATGTCATTAACGACGACGAAGACAACGACGATGGACAGGATAATAGAAGGCCGATTAATTTTGACGTTATTCGACCGAACAACACAGTAACTAGGAGGCCTCCTCCAGTTGACCATGGAACCGTTCAAGGAGACGGTACTTTGAATAGTATTCCTCCTGGAGCTCCGCCGACTACTTTTCGCCCATCAACTACGAGAAGGCCGCCTCAAAACGCGCCTAAAGAGGTTTCTACAAACCAACTCCCAACTAACTGCGATGCCGCTGTGCTCAGTTGTTGTCACAGGCCTGAGATAACATTCGATTGCTTCACAACGCAAGGCTGCCCAGAGGCAGGTTCCCAAGGGAACCCCTGCGAACCCAACGTTCTTCTAAGAGTAATTGAAAGGTTCCAGAGGTTCTACCAGCAGAGGACTGGGTCCACATGA